A region of the Dyadobacter sp. CECT 9275 genome:
ATTATTCTGGCTGCTCTTGGTGCAGTGGTGATGTATATTATCAGTATGGCCGCACTCTTTGCACTCCGTAAAAAAGAGCCAGCCCTGGAACGCCCGTTCAGCGTCCCCTTTTACCCCTATTTTCCTGCTATCTCGCTGTTGCTTTCGTTGTTATGCCTCGTTACAATTGTTTATTACAACTTTCTGCTCAGTGTCTGGTTTTTCGGAGGATTGCTTTTGATTACAATTATTTTTCTATTGACCCGCAATAAATCGACGACGAACCACCAGTGATTTTCACTAATGCCATTTTAATATTTGTTCTACAATCAAGAGAAATCACTAGGAATGATTAAAAATATTTCTAGTGATAGCGGCCGGCATTCGTTTTTTTTGTGATTTTTAACGTTATTTATATCAGCAATAACCCGATAACTCAAAAATAAAGCGATCCATTTATCCCAACTTAAGAAACAAACTTGCCGCGCTCTGATCAAAAATGAATATTCTAATTGTTGAGGACGAACCGATTGTTGCCAAGCATCTGCAGTATACCCTGAACGGCTTCGGCTATGAGGCGAACGATATCGCATCCAATTACCCGGAAGCCATAGAGATACTTAAATCCAAGGTAATTCATTTGGCCATATTGGATATTACCCTCAGTGGCTATCAGACTGGTATTGACGTGGCTGAATATATTTGTGAAAAGCACAAGATTCCTTTCATTTTCCTGACCAGCCATGAGGATATTGCCATTGTAAATGCCGCTTTAAGGACGTCACCGCATGCATTTCTTAATAAGCCGTTTCAAAAAATCACGGTGTATACAGCCGTGAAACTTGCTTTTAAGAGCTTCCGGCAAAATCTGATCCATGAAGGCAGCAATGATTTAAAACAGGATACCACGGTTATTCAGGACGCTCTGTTTATCAAAGAGAAGCATATGTTCATGAAAATTATGCTGGCTGATATCCTCTTTATCAGGAGCGACGATAATTATCTTGAACTGCATACCGCCAAAAAGAAGTATACGATCCGAGAAACCCTGAAAAATATCCTGAGCCAGCTGCCTGGGAATCAGTTTTTCAGGGTTCATAAGTCGTTTATAATTAACTTAAATGCCATTACGTCCATCAACTACATTCATGTCATGATCAATGACATTGAGATCCCCATTACGGCGGATAACCGGACCGAACTCCTGAGCCGTATCAAAACTTTTTCCTGAGCATTTTGCCAAACCATTTCTTTCCGGCATTTCACCTTACAAAATAAGCCGGTTACCACATTATTTTGACAAGTAACCTTCTCCTCCTTAATTTTATCATAAGGTTTTGAAAGGAACAGTTCCGGAATGATACCACCGGATTTGATGACCTTTCTGAAACCATCCCTATAACTAAAGTTCAGACTTTTGACCGCCGCGAACCCTCCTCAGAAAGGCGGCAAAAACGAAGACGGATACCGTATCAATTATATAAATTCGGAATACAGAGAAAAGCTGCGTGTTCAGTAAAAGATTAAAAACTTAAATTTCAGATACTTATAAAGAGCCCAAAGAATAATCCATTAAAAAAACGATAGGTTCGATCTAACGTAAGAATGTTATCGTATTTAAATAGAAAGTAGAAAAAAGATTTAATCATATTTCTACAACTACCCCTGGCAGATTAACGACCTTATAACTTAAACTAAATCTATCAGAACAAAGTTTTTATTAATAATATCGTTGAGTAAAATTTACATCCCCGGAGTTTATGCACCGGGGATGTTTTGTGTTACAGCATACTCATGGATAAAGCAAGTATTTTTTCCTGGCCGTTTTAAATTCTGAAAGTCCGGGTTCCCAGCTTTTACGGATATCATTTTCAGGGACACCGGCAATGATCTGCCTTTTCAGATTTTCAGTTCCGGCAAGCTTATCTATATTTCCCATCTGCTTGCTTTGGCTCATATCAAAGAATTTTTCTTTCTCGGGATAAGCTTTATACATATCCATCAGCCATGCAAGGTTAATCTTCCCCGTCTTCCTGATAGCCGTTATGTCGTATTTTCTAAGATCAATACCATAACATTCTGTGTCCTGATGAAGCGGTGTTTCACTCATCCCCTTAATACTTTTAGGCGTGAACGAAAAGTTGAATTTACCCTTCAGCAGCGGCGCTCCCAGTACCGTAAAGGGCATGTAAGTACCTCTTCCCTGACTTATAATGGTACCTTCAAACATGCAGATATGGGGATACAGCATCACAGACTGCTGCGTGTTCAGGTTTGGTGAAGGCATCACCGGCAATACATAGGGCATATCATGTTCGTAATTCGCCACTTTAACGATTTTCAGCTGGCACTTCATTTTGTTAGGCAACCAACCTTCCCCGTTAATCATTTGAGCAAACTCAGCGATGGTAAGCCCATGGCTGATCGGAATTTTATAAACCCCAATTCCTGAATGCAAATGATCCTCCAGAACCGGGCCGTCTACCAGAAATCCATTCGGATTTGGCCGGTCCAAAATCAGAAGCTCCTTGCCATTTTCAGCACAGGCCTCCATGACCTGCCCCAGCGTATTGATATAGGTATAAAACCGAGCTCCAACATCCTGTATATCAAAGATCATGAGGTCCACATCGGCCAGTTGCTCCCTGGTGGGCTTTTTCTGTTTTCCGTACAGCGATATTGCCGGGATGCCCGTCTTCGGATCTACACTGTCACCCACTTTATCGCCGTTACTGGCCGTCCCCCTGAAACCGTGCTCTGGCCCAAAAATGCGGACAATGTTTACACCCAGAGACACCAGGCTGTCAACGATGGGGGTCTTACCAATTATCGACGTCTGGTTCACCAAAATAGCCACGCGTTTCCCTTTGAGATAATCCAGATACAGGCCGGTTTGGTCAGCACCGGTAATCAGTTTGTCTTTGGTGTTACCGGTTCCCCCCGATTTACATTTATCTGAGGGTGTTGTGGCCGTACAATTTAAATGACAAAAAACCGTAAATGCCGTAAAGACGAAAGAAAAGAGTATCTGTTTCATGTAAAATTTTTCGAGCGAATCATTGAAGCTGAAAAGCTAAATTACTCATTAATTCTATCCGATATCTATCAATCCCCTTTCAAAACAATTTCATTTGTCCGCCTCTTAAAAAAAGGGAGGTATCCAGTTTAGGCAGTTCCTGCTCCTTGAAATATTTGCGGCAAGCCAGGCTATGCAGCTGTCTGATATGTTCGGCATATTTCCCTTCGCCAGTCATACGCAATCCAAAACGTGAGTCGTTTACTTTCCCACCGTGGCTATCTTTGATCTGGTTCAGTATTTTATCAGCGCGGTCAGGGAAATGGTGCTTCACCCATTCTTCAAACAACGTACCGATCACACCATTAAGCCTCACGACGGTATACCCGGCCCACCGCGCCCCATTCTCAGATGCGGCTTTTATGATGGCCGGAATTTCGTGGTCGGTTAGCCCAGGTACTATGGGGGCTGTCATGATACCCATGGGAACGCCAGCTTCGTGCAAGATTTTTACCACCTGAAGTCTTCTTTTCGCGGTTACGGTACGAGGTTCAAGTGTACTTCTGATGTCTTCGTTGAGGGAGGTTATGGATACCGCGCCATGGACAAGATTCAATTTTGCCATTTTTTCCAGAACGTCAATATCCCGAAGTATCAGTGCGTTTTTCGTCAGCACGCTCACAGGGTTCTGGTATCTGAGACATATCTCCAGAAGCCTTCTGGTCAGCTTATATTTCTTTTCCGCAGGCTGGTAACAATCTGTGTTACCGGAAAACATGATGGTGGTGGGCTCCCACTTCCTGGAATTAAACAGCTTTTCAAGAAGTTCCGGCGCATTCTTTTTCACGACGATCTTCGTCTCAAAATCAAGACCGGCAGAAAAACCCCAGTACTCATGCGAATTGCGTGCGTAACAGTAGATACAACCGTGTTCACAACCCCGATACGGATTGATGGAGTTAAAATTGCGAAGGTCAGGGCTGTCAGAAGTACTCAGCAAAGTCTTCGGATGATCTTCTATGAATTGTGTTTTCGGATTAGTATCCGGCTCATCCCAGTTCTGCCAGTCTTCCGAAGTATACTCGGTCTGAAGTTTGTGAAATTTATTGGGGGTATTAATTCCTGCTCCTCTTCCTCTTGGCCTTTCCATAATCGAATTTTGATGTACAAAGTGTTATTACCGGCCAATAAAGATACCAATAATAACAAATTGAACATCAAAATTGATATTAAAAATAACAAAATCAAATACAGTGTGACCGATCAAGCTGTAAACCAGACACACACGCAGATTTTAATTATTTTATATATCTGAAATCCTCGTCACCTTTTAGCGAAAGCAAAACATCGTACATGAGCTGTATGACGTTCTGGACGTCGTCCTTGTGAACCATTTCTACTGTCGTATGCATGTACTTGAGTGGCAGGGATATCAGCGCCGACGCAACTCCTTCGGCGGAATAGGCAAAAGAGTCCGTATCTGTACCTGTGGACCGGCTCACCGCCTGTCGCTGGAAGGGGATCTTTTTTTCATCCGCCACTTTGATGAGCAGATCACGCACGTTATTCTGTACCGCGGGCCCATAACAAATGACCGGACCAGCCCCGCTTTTCAGGTCGCCCTGTTCTTTTTTATTGTACATAGGCGACTGTGTATCGTGAGTGACGTCCGTACAAATCGCAAGATCAGGCTTTAGCCTGCGGGAAATCATCTCGGCACCGCGCAATCCGATCTCCTCCTGTACTGCGTTAACAACAAACAGGGTATACGGGAGTTTTATGTTATTTTCATGAAGCATCCTGGCTACCTCTGCAATCATGAAACCACCCATACGGTTATCCAGCGCCCTTCCTACATAATATTTATTGTTCAGTTCGTCCAGGCCATCGGCAAAGGTAACAACGGTACCCACATGGATCCCCATTTCCAGGACCTCGTCCTTTTTGGAGGCCCCCACATCTATAAAAAGTTCATGTACCTTGGGAACCTGGTCTTTGGCAGTATCTCTTACGTGGATTGCGGGCCAGCCGAAAACACCTTTCACAACTCCCTTGGATGTATGCAGATTCACGCGCATGGATGGGGCTATGGCAGCATCGGACCCTCCGTTACGACGGACATGGATGTACCCATCTTCGGAAATGAAATTAACAAACCAGGAAATTTCGTCGGAGTGGGCTTCAATCACCACCTTGTAGTCCTGCCCGGGGCCAATCACCCCGACGGCGGTTCCATAGACATCAATGATCTGCTCCTCAATATACGGTTTGATGTAATCAAGCCAGATCTGCTGACCGGTTGATTCAAAACCAGTCGGAGAAGCATTATTTAAATACTTATAAAGAAATTCTGTGCTTTTTTCAGACATTCTGTTTAATTGAAAAATGGGTACTTATTTTAACTGCGAGTTCAACTTCCTAATATCTAAAATAAAAATCCCGGAATAGAGGTTTACTGTAAGGTTATAAAAATTCAAGAAACGCCCACAATCCTCTGCGAATCAGATACTCCTGATCCTTTTCATTCCGATAGGCCTCCCGTTCAAAAGAAATGTTGAGGTAAGCCAGGTAATGCCCCCTGAACTGTGCCAACCGGATCAGATATTCCACAAAGTACCAAACATAAAATAGCAGGATGCCCATTTCAAGCTGTTGCCTCAGGTGAATACATTCGTGGTTAAGCAATACCGGGCCCGGATTTTTTTTCTTTAAAAGGATAAAAGGGAAAAATGCCATTGCCTCCACCCAAAGGAATGAAACATTCAGCAAAAAGCCCTTAAACCTCATTTCCAAAGCTGTATATGTAAACAGTTCACAATATACAGCGAAAACTGTTTACTGTGAACTGCTTTTATTTGCCGAAATGCTATTATTAAGCCCTGCTGATATCCAGTACTTCAAATTCCATAATCCCGGCCGGAACCTTAATTTCAGTAGTTTCTCCTACTTTCTTCCCCAAAAGCCCTTTTCCAATCGGAGAGCCGACGGAAATCTTACCTGCTTTTAAATCTGCTTCTTCTTCCGAAACCAGCGTATAAGTTACCTCCATTCCGTTTTTACGGTTCTTGATCTTCACTTTGGAAAGCACTGCAACCTGCGAAGTATCAATGGAAGACTCATCAATCACACGCGCGTTGGACATGATCTCTTCCAGCTTGGCAATCTTCATTTCGTGCATACCCTGCGCATCTTTTGCGGCATCGTACTCGGCATTTTCACTCAAATCCCCTTTATCCCGGGCCTCAGCGATCTGGCGCGCAATTTCGGTACGGCCTTTTGTTTTCATATCATTCAACTCAGCTTTCAGCTTGTTTAACCCTTCTTCAGTGTAGTATGAAATTTTAGCCATGACATCATTATTGTTTATAAAATCTTGGTGTATTTGAATTACTTGATAAAAAAAAAGAACGGCTCCAAGACCGTCCTACCAGAGTTATCACAAACTCACGTAGAAGGCTAGAAGACCTCATCTTTTCGGCTCATATGTTCTTTAATCTTCGTCATATTTTCAAACAAGAACGACAAAAATAGCAATATTTGTAAATGCTAACAAACCATTTGATCAAAAGCCGCAACTATAAATGCCAAATAGATTGAGAATCATTTTCATGGGAACGCCAGAATTTGCCGTTCCCAGTTTACAAAGTCTGGTTGATAACAATTCTAATGTAGTGGCCGTCATTACCGCACCAGACAAACCAGCCGGGCGGGGTCAGAAGATGGTTGCCTCGCCCGTTAAAATATACGCCGAAAGCCGTGGAATCCCTGTTTTACAGCCAGAGAAGCTGAAAAACCCCGAATTCCTGGATACTTTGAGATCTTTCCGGGCAGACCTGCAGATAGTGGTGGCGTTTCGGATGCTTCCCGAGGTTGTGTGGAGCATGCCGGCTTTCGGAACTTTTAATCTCCATGGTTCCCTACTGCCTCAGTACCGTGGTGCGGCACCGATCAACTGGGCTGTAATCAATGGTGAAAGCGAAACCGGAGTTACCACTTTCTTTCTGGAAAAAGATATTGATACCGGCAAAATTATTTTCCAGGATAAAGAA
Encoded here:
- a CDS encoding LytR/AlgR family response regulator transcription factor → MNILIVEDEPIVAKHLQYTLNGFGYEANDIASNYPEAIEILKSKVIHLAILDITLSGYQTGIDVAEYICEKHKIPFIFLTSHEDIAIVNAALRTSPHAFLNKPFQKITVYTAVKLAFKSFRQNLIHEGSNDLKQDTTVIQDALFIKEKHMFMKIMLADILFIRSDDNYLELHTAKKKYTIRETLKNILSQLPGNQFFRVHKSFIINLNAITSINYIHVMINDIEIPITADNRTELLSRIKTFS
- a CDS encoding exo-beta-N-acetylmuramidase NamZ family protein, producing MKQILFSFVFTAFTVFCHLNCTATTPSDKCKSGGTGNTKDKLITGADQTGLYLDYLKGKRVAILVNQTSIIGKTPIVDSLVSLGVNIVRIFGPEHGFRGTASNGDKVGDSVDPKTGIPAISLYGKQKKPTREQLADVDLMIFDIQDVGARFYTYINTLGQVMEACAENGKELLILDRPNPNGFLVDGPVLEDHLHSGIGVYKIPISHGLTIAEFAQMINGEGWLPNKMKCQLKIVKVANYEHDMPYVLPVMPSPNLNTQQSVMLYPHICMFEGTIISQGRGTYMPFTVLGAPLLKGKFNFSFTPKSIKGMSETPLHQDTECYGIDLRKYDITAIRKTGKINLAWLMDMYKAYPEKEKFFDMSQSKQMGNIDKLAGTENLKRQIIAGVPENDIRKSWEPGLSEFKTARKKYLLYP
- a CDS encoding PA0069 family radical SAM protein, with the protein product MMERPRGRGAGINTPNKFHKLQTEYTSEDWQNWDEPDTNPKTQFIEDHPKTLLSTSDSPDLRNFNSINPYRGCEHGCIYCYARNSHEYWGFSAGLDFETKIVVKKNAPELLEKLFNSRKWEPTTIMFSGNTDCYQPAEKKYKLTRRLLEICLRYQNPVSVLTKNALILRDIDVLEKMAKLNLVHGAVSITSLNEDIRSTLEPRTVTAKRRLQVVKILHEAGVPMGIMTAPIVPGLTDHEIPAIIKAASENGARWAGYTVVRLNGVIGTLFEEWVKHHFPDRADKILNQIKDSHGGKVNDSRFGLRMTGEGKYAEHIRQLHSLACRKYFKEQELPKLDTSLFLRGGQMKLF
- a CDS encoding M42 family metallopeptidase, which codes for MSEKSTEFLYKYLNNASPTGFESTGQQIWLDYIKPYIEEQIIDVYGTAVGVIGPGQDYKVVIEAHSDEISWFVNFISEDGYIHVRRNGGSDAAIAPSMRVNLHTSKGVVKGVFGWPAIHVRDTAKDQVPKVHELFIDVGASKKDEVLEMGIHVGTVVTFADGLDELNNKYYVGRALDNRMGGFMIAEVARMLHENNIKLPYTLFVVNAVQEEIGLRGAEMISRRLKPDLAICTDVTHDTQSPMYNKKEQGDLKSGAGPVICYGPAVQNNVRDLLIKVADEKKIPFQRQAVSRSTGTDTDSFAYSAEGVASALISLPLKYMHTTVEMVHKDDVQNVIQLMYDVLLSLKGDEDFRYIK
- the greA gene encoding transcription elongation factor GreA, whose translation is MAKISYYTEEGLNKLKAELNDMKTKGRTEIARQIAEARDKGDLSENAEYDAAKDAQGMHEMKIAKLEEIMSNARVIDESSIDTSQVAVLSKVKIKNRKNGMEVTYTLVSEEEADLKAGKISVGSPIGKGLLGKKVGETTEIKVPAGIMEFEVLDISRA
- the fmt gene encoding methionyl-tRNA formyltransferase, giving the protein MPNRLRIIFMGTPEFAVPSLQSLVDNNSNVVAVITAPDKPAGRGQKMVASPVKIYAESRGIPVLQPEKLKNPEFLDTLRSFRADLQIVVAFRMLPEVVWSMPAFGTFNLHGSLLPQYRGAAPINWAVINGESETGVTTFFLEKDIDTGKIIFQDKETIGENDDAGAIYERLMHRGAALVVKTVKAIEDGHYPQIPQTEGGDLKAAPKIFRETCEISWEQPALQIHNFVRGLSPYPAAWTMLNGLSCKLFKTSIIPDNSSGQPGEYKTDNKTYLHFRAEDGWLAVETLQLEGKKRMQVDEFLRGTKL